One Tetrapisispora phaffii CBS 4417 chromosome 3, complete genome DNA segment encodes these proteins:
- the IOC4 gene encoding Ioc4p (similar to Saccharomyces cerevisiae IOC4 (YMR044W); ancestral locus Anc_2.609): MSTEYLYQPTDIVLAKVKGFSAWPAMIIPNELIPEAVLRNRMKMTSNSNNDANSIDEHDEQGEESDEDDYIIYSSLLKFQKFKTVKKLYCVKFLCDDTYYWVKPVDFHLLTVDECKDWLKTEKTKRRINKKLIPAYEMASKGSQNIDVMEFVEYGSYGKPEEDEYIDEVDEEEEEEYTTETSSSKSRKKGASKEKNPTRVSSRVSAKRKQEEIEEAKKKRNTRSNRAKVNEDTKDEEKMMLEETPVVSKKQTKSKNKDKQKKVQPELEKYNYDTDEDWSLVGLGPQDLSISQHENKLVSKLSQKKNLEIHKEKCLDIADKLSTINKLITDILIPNPDDATVGCSTTIQDYEVLIDELQLALQYNTRNDEFISIFQSNNEFLSNFRILINLQFEQLKKWNLLKDLNNIFRVIYKADLIIDTEPWNLQFESSKVIDEVTEPVEGSVTTESIKSE; this comes from the coding sequence ATGTCTACAGAATATCTTTATCAACCAACTGATATTGTTTTGGCAAAGGTAAAAGGTTTTTCCGCCTGGCCTGCAATGATTATACCAAATGAACTTATACCTGAGGCTGTTTTACGTAATAGAATGAAAATGACTTcgaattcaaataatgatgcaaattcaattgatgaaCATGACGAGCAAGGTGAAGAAtctgatgaagatgattatataatatattcaagtttattaaagttccaaaaattcaaaactgttaaaaaattatattgtGTGAAGTTTTTATGCGATGATACTTATTATTGGGTTAAACCTGTAGATTTCCATTTGTTAACAGTAGACGAATGTAAAGATTGGTtgaaaacagaaaaaacTAAGAGAAggataaataaaaaactgATACCGGCTTATGAAATGGCAAGTAAAGGTTCACAAAACATCGATGTAATGGAATTTGTGGAATATGGATCTTACGGGAAGCCAGAAGAAGACGAATATATAGACGAAGTAgacgaagaagaagaggaagaatATACAACAGAGACATCGAGTTCAAAAAGTAGAAAGAAAGGAGCCTCCAAAGAGAAAAATCCAACTCGAGTATCTTCAAGAGTATCTGCAAAGAGaaaacaagaagaaatagaagAGGCAAAGAAAAAACGTAATACTAGATCCAACAGAGCAAAAGTGAACGAAGATACcaaagatgaagaaaaaatgatgCTAGAAGAAACTCCAGTGGTATCCAAAAAGCAAACAAAGAGTAAAAACAAAGATAAGCAGAAAAAGGTACAACCAGAacttgaaaaatataattatgacACAGATGAGGATTGGTCTCTAGTAGGACTAGGCCCTCAAGACTTATCAATATCACAAcatgaaaataaattagtCAGTAAATTAtctcaaaagaaaaacttGGAGATAcacaaagaaaaatgtcTTGATATAGCAGACAAGCTAAGTACAATTAATAAGTTAATCACTGACATATTGATACCGAACCCTGATGATGCAACGGTTGGTTGTTCAACTACTATACAGGATTATGAAGTACTTATAGATGAATTGCAATTGGCCTTACAGTATAATACTAGAAATGATGAGttcatttcaatttttcaatcgAATAACGAGTTTCTTTCCAATTTTagaattttaattaacCTACAATTtgaacaattgaaaaaatggaatttattaaaagatttgaataatatttttaggGTTATCTACAAAGCtgatttaataatagaCACTGAACCTTGGAACTTGCAATTCGAATCTTCTAAAGTTATAGATGAAGTTACTGAACCAGTTGAAGGTAGTGTAACAACTGAAAGTATAAAATCAGAGTAA
- the TPHA0C02530 gene encoding MADS-box domain-containing protein (similar to Saccharomyces cerevisiae MCM1 (YMR043W); ancestral locus Anc_2.608), translating into MSDSEDHKLDLKTDSKDSSLLSPSSTGSTAKERRKIEIKFIENKTRRHVTFSKRKHGIMKKAFELSVLTGTQVLLLVVSETGLVYTFSTPKFEPIVTQQEGRNLIQACLNAPDEEEEEEEETNKHENGNNAGSLIQQQQQQQQQQQLQQDQQQKQQQSPQMQQQPPQLQQHQQHPPPPQQQHSGILNNNNSANYMSVQQIQQPLKQVPFSNVNIQPPIPNNQYYQAQNPTQQQQQQNSVYQQYFQETQQTNY; encoded by the coding sequence atgtcTGATAGTGAAGACCATAAATTAGATCTCAAAACTGATAGTAAGGACAGTTCTTTATTGTCACCTTCATCTACTGGTTCTACTGctaaagaaagaagaaaaattgaaattaaattcattgaaaataaaacaagaCGTCATGTTACATTCTCTAAGAGGAAACATGGTATCATGAAGAAAGCTTTTGAATTATCAGTTTTAACAGGTACAcaagttttattattggtCGTATCGGAAACCGGTTTGGTGTATACTTTCAGTACGCCAAAGTTTGAGCCAATTGTCACACAACAAGAAGGTAGGAATTTAATTCAAGCTTGTTTAAATGCTCCTGatgaggaagaagaagaagaagaagaaacaaataaacaCGAAAATGGTAATAATGCAGGTTCATTAATccagcaacaacaacagcaacaacagcaacaacaattaCAACAGGATCAACAGCAGAAGCAACAACAATCTCCGCAAATGCAACAACAACCACCGCAATTGCAACAGCATCAACAACATCCACCTCCACCACAGCAACAACATAGCGGTATACtgaataataacaatagtGCAAACTACATGTCTGTACAACAAATACAGCAACCTTTGAAACAAGTTCCTTTCAGTAATGTAAACATCCAACCTCCAATTCcaaataatcaatattatcaagCGCAAAATCCAACtcaacaacagcaacaacaaaattCTGTTTACCAGCAATATTTCCAGGAAACCCAACAAActaattattaa